In Chanodichthys erythropterus isolate Z2021 chromosome 11, ASM2448905v1, whole genome shotgun sequence, a single window of DNA contains:
- the penkb gene encoding proenkephalin b: MKTLTVPISSRWTLLLSACLTLTARADCGENCALCARQLPLQLKDINSIECVLGCEEHMNAGGSWSLCKRFMQKADEFNQGSTETEHLDTQKHREDKRYGGFMKRYGGFMKRYGGFMKKTAELYGLEPEDVDQRNAILTNHDVEMLTNQVEADGEREAALKDEGGAQGLKGVAKRYGGFMRRGGLYDPEGVVKALQKRYGGFMRRVGQPQWLQENKRYGGFLKRSREEDEAENSSGIEKRYGGFMGF, translated from the exons ATGAAG ACCCTGACAGTTCCCATAAGCTCCAGGTGGACGCTGCTGCTGAGCGCGTGTCTGACGCTGACGGCGCGCGCGGACTGCGGCGAAAACTGCGCGTTGTGCGCGCGGCAGCTGCCTCTTCAACTCAAAGATATCAACTCCATA GAATGCGTGTTGGGGTGCGAGGAGCATATGAACGCCGGCGGCTCTTGGAGTCTGTGCAAGCGATTCATGCAGAAAGCTGATGAGTTTAACCAAGGGTCCACAGAAACTGAACACTTGGACACCCAAAAACACCGTGAAGACAAAAGATACGGTGGCTTCATGAAACGTTACGGGGGATTTATGAAGCGTTATGGAGGATTCATGAAGAAGACCGCAGAGTTGTATGGATTGGAGCCGGAGGATGTCGACCAGCGCAACGCGATCCTGACCAATCATGATGTTGAGATGCTGACCAATCAAGTTGAGGCTGATGGCGAGAGGGAGGCGGCTCTGAAAGACGAGGGAGGAGCTCAGGGTTTGAAGGGTGTGGCAAAACGTTACGGGGGTTTTATGAGGAGGGGAGGTCTTTATGACCCGGAGGGCGTGGTAAAGGCACTACAGAAACGTTACGGGGGCTTCATGAGGCGGGTCGGTCAACCTCAGTGGTTGCAGGAGAACAAACGCTATGGAGGCTTCTTAAAACGCTCCCGAGAGGAAGATGAGGCTGAAAATTCATCAGGGATAGAAAAGAGGTATGGTGGATTCATGGGGTTTTAA